One region of Amphiprion ocellaris isolate individual 3 ecotype Okinawa chromosome 9, ASM2253959v1, whole genome shotgun sequence genomic DNA includes:
- the kel gene encoding kell blood group glycoprotein isoform X1, with the protein MSETPTELELQPSVQPSSQPELELGLQPPSQSDLQPKPRWRNLQRLLLVLLGFSSCAAMLGLIYYLHHRLHPEDQPAAVSPCVSAACRSASARISSSTDPFAQPCEYFTSSCGLDRRAELSGGRMRGQGIPGHPQNLKDRSERRGRDGEDRRQTEDRTLDRKTLLLQHLREVLETKDGSSGLAVEKTRRFYSSCLDTRAIESAGEEPFLSLIQKLGGWAVSGQWNRTDFNSTLSSMMRDFATFPFFNLYVGKDPAEVSRGSSRRYIQIDQPDLLIPIKWNSRTQKSEAKTETLRPFLASCQRYLALLGAPPSTSMIHVGVFISLSSELAVAASPLQHRLQEGQLHQRMTIRELQQQAPAIDWLRCLQAAFHPLSLGEEDLVLLHNLPYILQMSRIIKKWQNKHELSGSGPLHTYMVLNLLHTLMPAMDSRFSGTAKNFSLALGDTEGEVPRWRRCVLETERGFDSVLTHLLRERTEHRQAKEMIQHVFSSFKSKLNQLQWTDQKVLQLLMKKFDIFSIFLQVRSLTPRLWTSEESSEAELDLLFSEVTVGSDSFFSNYIQLLSLWQKRRNKLLTENREAADILSVTPSLLGDELLFPLGMFVPPLFHHTYPRAMNYGATGFLIAKDILHLLLNDISSHSGSVSAAADCLWNLYLSATEAASRRASLSAAQQQELWLQFSALQVSLQAYQQSLQQRPGDSSLSGRAHTHLFLTAFSQVNCDVDPYREFMPLGPSFFITVVCSRTNQCPSTPRCSIKPQQNPPHTC; encoded by the exons ATGAGTGAAACTCCAACAGAGCTTGAG CTTCAGCCTTCAGTCCAGCCGTCTTCACAGCCAGAACTTGAGCTCGGCCTTCAGCCTCCATCTCAGTCCGACCTGCAGCCGAAGCCTCGGTGGAGGAACCTCCAGCGGCTGCTCCTCGTCCTGCTGGGCTTCTCCTCATGTGCTGCCATGCTGGGTCTGATCTACTACCTGCACCACCGTCTCCACCCTGAGGACCAGCCAGCAGCTG TGTCTCCTTGCGTCTCTGCAGCCTGTCGATCGGCCTCGGCTCGGATCTCCTCCTCCACTGATCCCTTCGCTCAGCCCTGCGAATATTTCACCTCCAGCTGTGGATTGGACAGACGGGCGGAGCTCAGCGGAGGCAGGATGAGAGGACAAGGAATCCCTGGACATCCTCAGAACCTGAAGGACCGATCAGAGAGGAGAGGACGAGACGGAGAGGAcaggagacagacagaagacagaactctggacagaaagactctgctgctgcagcatctCAGGGAGGTTTTAG AAACCAAAGACGGGTCGAGCGGTTTGGCGGTTGAGAAGACCAGAAGGTTCTACAGCTCATGTTTGGACACCAGAGCTATAGAAAGTGCTGGAGAAGAACCCTTCCTTTCTCTCATCCAGAAA CTGGGCGGATGGGCAGTTTCCGGTCAGTGGAATCGGACCGACTTTAACTCCACTCTGAGCTCCATGATGAGAGACTTCGCCACTTTTCCCTTCTTCAACCTCTACGTAGGCAAAGACCCGGCTGAAGTTTCTCGCGGGTCCAGCAGAAGATACATCCAG ATCGATCAGCCGGATCTTCTCATCCCCATCAAATGGAACAGCAGGACGCAGAAGTCTGAGGCCAAGACTGAG ACTCTACGTCCATTCCTGGCATCCTGTCAGAGATATCTCGCCCTGCTGGGGGCGCCACCGAGCACCAGTATGATCCACGTGGGCGTCTTCATCTCGCTGTCCTCTGAACTGGCCGTAGCAGCTTCTCCTCTGCAGCATCGGCTCCAGGAAGGACAGCTGCACCAGCGCATGACCATCAGAGAGCTGCAG CAACAGGCTCCTGCCATCGATTGGCTGAGGTGTCTTCAGGCTGCCTTCCATCCTCTGAGCCTGGGAGAAGAAGACCTGGTCCTCCTCCATAACCTCCCCTACATTCTGCAGATGTCCCGCATCATTAAGAAGTGGCAGAACAAACACGAGCTGAGCGGCAG TGGTCCACTCCACACCTACATGGTCCTGAACCTGCTGCACACCCTGATGCCGGCGATGGACTCCAGGTTCTCCGGGACAGCAAAGAACTTTTCTTTAGCTTTGGGCGACACTGAAGGG GAGGTTCCTCGCTGGAGACGCTGTGTTCTGGAGACGGAGAGAGGATTCGACTCGGTTCTGACCCACCTGCTCAGAGAGAGGACAGAAcacagacag GCCAAGGAGATGATCCAACACGTGTTCTCCTCCTTCAAGTCCAAATTAAACCAGCTGCAGTGGACGGACCAGAAGGTTCTGCAGCTCCTCATGAAAAAG TTTGATATCTTCTCCATCTTTCTCCAGGTTCGTTCTTTAACTCCCAGACTGTGGACTTCAGAGGAGTCCAGTGAAGCTGAACTCgatttgctgttttctgag GTGACCGTCGGCTCAGACAGCTTCTTCTCCAACTACATCCAGCTGCTGTCGCTGTGGCAGAAGAGACGCAACAAGCTGCTGACGGAGAACCGAGAGGCTGCTGATAT TCTGTCCGTCACTCCGTCCCTCCTTGGAGATGAGCTCCTGTTTCCGTTGGGAATGTTCGTCCCTCCTCTGTTCCACCACACCTATCCCAG aGCCATGAATTACGGTGCGACAGGTTTCCTTATCGCCAAAGATATCCTGCATCTGCTTCTGAATGACA tttcctcccacagtggGTCGGTGAGCGCTGCAGCAGACTGTCTGTGGAATCTTTACCTGAGTGCGACCGAAGCAGCCAGCAGACGAGCTTCCCTGTCGGCGGCGCAGCAGCAGGAGCTGTGGCTGCAGTTCTCTGCTCTCCAGGTGTCTCTCCAG gcCTACCAGCAGAGTCTGCAGCAGCGTCCAGGTGACTCCTCGCTGTCAGGACGAGCTCACACTCACCTGTTCCTCACCGCCTTCTCTCAG GTAAACTGTGACGTGGATCCGTACCGTGAGTTCATGCCTCTGGGACCGTCCTTCTTCATCACAGTCGTCTGCTCCAGAACCAACCAGTGTCCTTCAACACCGCGGTGTTCCATCAAACCTCAGCAGAATCCCCCACACACCTGCTGA
- the kel gene encoding kell blood group glycoprotein isoform X2 produces MSETPTELELQPSVQPSSQPELELGLQPPSQSDLQPKPRWRNLQRLLLVLLGFSSCAAMLGLIYYLHHRLHPEDQPAAVSPCVSAACRSASARISSSTDPFAQPCEYFTSSCGLDRRAELSGGRMRGQGIPGHPQNLKDRSERRGRDGEDRRQTEDRTLDRKTLLLQHLREVLETKDGSSGLAVEKTRRFYSSCLDTRAIESAGEEPFLSLIQKLGGWAVSGQWNRTDFNSTLSSMMRDFATFPFFNLYVGKDPAEVSRGSSRRYIQIDQPDLLIPIKWNSRTQKSEAKTETLRPFLASCQRYLALLGAPPSTSMIHVGVFISLSSELAVAASPLQHRLQEGQLHQRMTIRELQQQAPAIDWLRCLQAAFHPLSLGEEDLVLLHNLPYILQMSRIIKKWQNKHELSGSGPLHTYMVLNLLHTLMPAMDSRFSGTAKNFSLALGDTEGEVPRWRRCVLETERGFDSVLTHLLRERTEHRQAKEMIQHVFSSFKSKLNQLQWTDQKVLQLLMKKVRSLTPRLWTSEESSEAELDLLFSEVTVGSDSFFSNYIQLLSLWQKRRNKLLTENREAADILSVTPSLLGDELLFPLGMFVPPLFHHTYPRAMNYGATGFLIAKDILHLLLNDISSHSGSVSAAADCLWNLYLSATEAASRRASLSAAQQQELWLQFSALQVSLQAYQQSLQQRPGDSSLSGRAHTHLFLTAFSQVNCDVDPYREFMPLGPSFFITVVCSRTNQCPSTPRCSIKPQQNPPHTC; encoded by the exons ATGAGTGAAACTCCAACAGAGCTTGAG CTTCAGCCTTCAGTCCAGCCGTCTTCACAGCCAGAACTTGAGCTCGGCCTTCAGCCTCCATCTCAGTCCGACCTGCAGCCGAAGCCTCGGTGGAGGAACCTCCAGCGGCTGCTCCTCGTCCTGCTGGGCTTCTCCTCATGTGCTGCCATGCTGGGTCTGATCTACTACCTGCACCACCGTCTCCACCCTGAGGACCAGCCAGCAGCTG TGTCTCCTTGCGTCTCTGCAGCCTGTCGATCGGCCTCGGCTCGGATCTCCTCCTCCACTGATCCCTTCGCTCAGCCCTGCGAATATTTCACCTCCAGCTGTGGATTGGACAGACGGGCGGAGCTCAGCGGAGGCAGGATGAGAGGACAAGGAATCCCTGGACATCCTCAGAACCTGAAGGACCGATCAGAGAGGAGAGGACGAGACGGAGAGGAcaggagacagacagaagacagaactctggacagaaagactctgctgctgcagcatctCAGGGAGGTTTTAG AAACCAAAGACGGGTCGAGCGGTTTGGCGGTTGAGAAGACCAGAAGGTTCTACAGCTCATGTTTGGACACCAGAGCTATAGAAAGTGCTGGAGAAGAACCCTTCCTTTCTCTCATCCAGAAA CTGGGCGGATGGGCAGTTTCCGGTCAGTGGAATCGGACCGACTTTAACTCCACTCTGAGCTCCATGATGAGAGACTTCGCCACTTTTCCCTTCTTCAACCTCTACGTAGGCAAAGACCCGGCTGAAGTTTCTCGCGGGTCCAGCAGAAGATACATCCAG ATCGATCAGCCGGATCTTCTCATCCCCATCAAATGGAACAGCAGGACGCAGAAGTCTGAGGCCAAGACTGAG ACTCTACGTCCATTCCTGGCATCCTGTCAGAGATATCTCGCCCTGCTGGGGGCGCCACCGAGCACCAGTATGATCCACGTGGGCGTCTTCATCTCGCTGTCCTCTGAACTGGCCGTAGCAGCTTCTCCTCTGCAGCATCGGCTCCAGGAAGGACAGCTGCACCAGCGCATGACCATCAGAGAGCTGCAG CAACAGGCTCCTGCCATCGATTGGCTGAGGTGTCTTCAGGCTGCCTTCCATCCTCTGAGCCTGGGAGAAGAAGACCTGGTCCTCCTCCATAACCTCCCCTACATTCTGCAGATGTCCCGCATCATTAAGAAGTGGCAGAACAAACACGAGCTGAGCGGCAG TGGTCCACTCCACACCTACATGGTCCTGAACCTGCTGCACACCCTGATGCCGGCGATGGACTCCAGGTTCTCCGGGACAGCAAAGAACTTTTCTTTAGCTTTGGGCGACACTGAAGGG GAGGTTCCTCGCTGGAGACGCTGTGTTCTGGAGACGGAGAGAGGATTCGACTCGGTTCTGACCCACCTGCTCAGAGAGAGGACAGAAcacagacag GCCAAGGAGATGATCCAACACGTGTTCTCCTCCTTCAAGTCCAAATTAAACCAGCTGCAGTGGACGGACCAGAAGGTTCTGCAGCTCCTCATGAAAAAG GTTCGTTCTTTAACTCCCAGACTGTGGACTTCAGAGGAGTCCAGTGAAGCTGAACTCgatttgctgttttctgag GTGACCGTCGGCTCAGACAGCTTCTTCTCCAACTACATCCAGCTGCTGTCGCTGTGGCAGAAGAGACGCAACAAGCTGCTGACGGAGAACCGAGAGGCTGCTGATAT TCTGTCCGTCACTCCGTCCCTCCTTGGAGATGAGCTCCTGTTTCCGTTGGGAATGTTCGTCCCTCCTCTGTTCCACCACACCTATCCCAG aGCCATGAATTACGGTGCGACAGGTTTCCTTATCGCCAAAGATATCCTGCATCTGCTTCTGAATGACA tttcctcccacagtggGTCGGTGAGCGCTGCAGCAGACTGTCTGTGGAATCTTTACCTGAGTGCGACCGAAGCAGCCAGCAGACGAGCTTCCCTGTCGGCGGCGCAGCAGCAGGAGCTGTGGCTGCAGTTCTCTGCTCTCCAGGTGTCTCTCCAG gcCTACCAGCAGAGTCTGCAGCAGCGTCCAGGTGACTCCTCGCTGTCAGGACGAGCTCACACTCACCTGTTCCTCACCGCCTTCTCTCAG GTAAACTGTGACGTGGATCCGTACCGTGAGTTCATGCCTCTGGGACCGTCCTTCTTCATCACAGTCGTCTGCTCCAGAACCAACCAGTGTCCTTCAACACCGCGGTGTTCCATCAAACCTCAGCAGAATCCCCCACACACCTGCTGA
- the LOC111564289 gene encoding histone H1.3-like codes for MRRKTRRVPQRRSAPVSIPITQNSTQRLIEPPETPVRPPAGRGLGKAGAKRMGRLFKRAIEGPEEANGKERVALPKSPVRLLKHRIQSEVEDVAQTSSACLHVSQLILSVVSQCKHRRGISMAELKQTLTGGGYDVSKNGRRVTVETKRLVNNETLVRTTRNTMFRLNNKTLTDTKRIRTRPLKPRAAKEKLKQSPALRRSPRRAATTPNLKDETNRAAAGSHKPARKTHKQPAAKPRRRKTPGRRKRRAATNRTTQRQKAAKKTKGTRTRKQVRRKQPARQRRTIKRRRQRRRNPRRRARYCYWCW; via the exons ATGCGGAGGAAAACTAGAAGAGTCCCACAGAGGAGATCAGCTCCGGTTAGCATCCCAATCACACAAAACTCAACCCAGCGGCTGATTGAACCCCCAGAAACACCTGTCAGACCTCCGGCAGGTAGAGGCCTGGGGAAGGCCGGAGCCAAGCGTATGGGCCGGCTGTTCAAACGGGCCATCGAGGGTCCGGAGGAGGCGAACGGGAAGGAGAGAGTCGCTCTGCCCA AGAGTCCAGTTCGTCTCCTGAAGCATCGGATCCAGTCGGAGGTTGAGGATGTGGCTCAGACGTCCTCGGCGTGTCTTCACGTCTCCCAGCTGATCCTCAGCGTGGTGTCTCAGTGCAAACACCGCAGGGGCATCTCCATGGCCGAGCTGAAGCAGACGCTGACCGGCGGCGGCTACGACGTCTCCAAGAACGGCAGGAGGGTGACTGTGGAGACCAAGAGGCTGGTGAACAACGAGACGCTCGTAAGAACAACGAGAAACACGATGTTCAGGCTGAACAACAAG ACTCTGACAGACACAAAGCGAATCAGGACGAGACCGCTGAAACCACGAGCAGCGAAAGAGAAGCTGAAGCAGAGTCCAGCACTTCGCAGATCCCCGAGAAGAGCCGCAACGACGCCGAATCTAAAAGATGaaaccaacagagcagcagccgGATCACACAAACCAgcaagaaaaacccacaaacaaCCAGCAGCAAAACCACGAAGAAGGAAAACACCTGGAAGGAGGAAACGTAGAGCTGCAACCAACAGAACAACACAACGTCAAAAGGCAGCAAAGAAAACTAAAGGGACTCGAACACGAAAAcaagtcaggagaaaacaaccagCAAGACAAAGGAGGACCATTAAAAGACGACGCCAGCGACGTAGAAACCCCAGGAGAAGAGCTCGGTACTGTTACTGGTGCTGGTGA
- the emg1 gene encoding ribosomal RNA small subunit methyltransferase NEP1: MCSSSNDGSVMAGKKRGLEHLDEYEPKAAKQQRSLQERMADRRLVVVLEGASLETVKVGKTFELLNCDQHKNLIVKSGRNPGHIRPDITHQCLLMLMDSPLNRAGLLQVYIHTEKNALIEINPQTRIPRTFSRFCGLMVQLLHKLSVRAADGPQKLLRMIKNPVSDHLPPGCPRICTSFSAGEPVCPRTLVPEGPAAVVIGAFAHGAVNVDYTERTVSISNYPLSAALTCAKFCSAFEEVWGVL; the protein is encoded by the exons ATGTGCAGTAGCAGCAACGACGGCAGCGTGATGGCCGGGAAGAAGCGTGGTCTGGAGCACCTGGATGAGTATGAGCCCAAAGCGGCCAAACAGCAGCGCAGCCTGCAGGAGCGGATGGCGGACCGGCGGCTGGTGGTGGTCCTGGAGGGGGCGTCTCTGGAGACCGTCAAG GTGGGAAAAACCTTCGAGCTCCTCAACTGCGACCAACACAAGAATCTGATCGTTAAAAGCGGCAGAAACCCGGGACACATCCGGCCTGACATCACACACCAG TGCCTCCTCATGCTGATGGACAGTCCTCTGAACCGGGCCGGACTGCTGCAGGTTTACATCCACACGGAGAAGAACGCCCTGATCGAGATCAACCCACAGACCAGAATCCCCAGAACCTTCAGCCGCTTCTGTGGCCTCATGG tCCAGCTGCTCCACAAGCTGAGCGTCCGGGCCGCCGACGGACCCCAGAAGCTGCTGAGGATGATTAAGAACCCGGTGTCGGACCACCTGCCCCCCGGCTGCCCTCGGATCTGCACCTCCTTCTCTGCAGGAGAACCTGTCTGTCCCAGGACTCTGGTTCCTGAAGGTCCGGCTGCCGTGGTGATCGGAGCGTTTGCACACGGAGCG GTGAACGTGGACTACACAGAGAGGACTGTGTCCATCAGTAACTATCCTCTATCTGCTGCACTCACCTGTGCTAAGTTTTGTTCTGCCTTCGAGGAGGTTTGGGGCGTCCTGTGA